The proteins below are encoded in one region of Pirellulales bacterium:
- a CDS encoding GNAT family N-acetyltransferase, with protein sequence MIETRTYEGDAATIAQFAARIWQGTYAGKMMLPLWDARYFDWQLLAQRPGGRDFLVAAYDGTKLIGSLLGEKFRFRLHGQDFDATMGSWLTVDPDYRRQGIGIKLFEEQRRRHLEHDAKFHLGYGYTGARMSMGPKFWKSFPDNTVLLGHVGFWARMFDPPLVSQWDLTLRDRIGSRILGAFQSRHPKPRRQGVYRRYRPEDLDDCLKLAHGLLDRVDLGYVWSRERLAHQLAGSDMPRTLVAEKDGRVAGFVNWYLLDFLGRYPLPGAMVDLMAFGSMTLSESKDLLRAALDQIVGEGAKFALALRLPCYPFMPLAQTGWITMPRDFSLICVRMDRSFPLDGARRLHVHWR encoded by the coding sequence ATGATCGAGACTCGCACCTACGAGGGAGACGCCGCGACGATTGCCCAGTTCGCCGCGCGCATCTGGCAGGGGACCTATGCCGGCAAGATGATGCTGCCGCTGTGGGATGCCCGCTATTTCGATTGGCAGTTGCTCGCCCAGCGGCCGGGCGGACGCGACTTTCTGGTCGCCGCGTACGACGGCACGAAACTGATCGGCAGCTTGCTGGGCGAGAAATTTCGCTTCCGTCTGCACGGCCAGGATTTCGACGCCACGATGGGAAGTTGGCTCACCGTTGATCCGGACTATCGCCGGCAGGGAATCGGCATCAAGCTCTTCGAAGAGCAGCGCCGACGACATTTGGAACACGACGCGAAGTTCCATCTCGGTTACGGCTACACCGGCGCTCGCATGAGCATGGGCCCGAAATTCTGGAAGAGCTTTCCGGACAACACGGTGCTGCTGGGGCACGTGGGCTTCTGGGCGCGGATGTTCGATCCGCCGCTGGTCTCGCAGTGGGACCTGACGCTGCGCGATCGCATCGGATCGCGCATCCTGGGAGCGTTCCAAAGCCGGCATCCGAAGCCCAGGCGGCAAGGTGTCTATCGACGCTATCGGCCCGAGGATTTGGATGACTGCCTGAAGCTGGCTCACGGTCTGCTCGATCGAGTCGACCTGGGTTACGTCTGGAGCCGCGAGCGGCTGGCGCATCAGCTCGCGGGAAGCGACATGCCGCGCACGCTGGTGGCCGAAAAGGACGGGCGCGTCGCCGGTTTCGTGAACTGGTATCTGCTCGATTTCCTCGGCCGCTACCCGCTGCCCGGCGCCATGGTCGACCTGATGGCTTTCGGTTCGATGACTTTATCGGAGAGCAAGGACCTGCTGCGGGCCGCCTTGGATCAAATCGTCGGCGAAGGTGCCAAGTTCGCACTGGCGTTGCGGCTGCCCTGTTACCCGTTCATGCCGCTGGCCCAGACCGGCTGGATCACGATGCCGCGTGATTTCAGCTTGATATGCGTAAGAATGGACAGGTCGTTTCCGCTCGACGGAGCGCGCCGGCTGCACGTGCATTGGCGATAG
- a CDS encoding GNAT family N-acetyltransferase, with product MRYVITPALTGELLHDWLVVSERYDDPYVDPRMIAAVQESMANQARFSNVIVYDEDDHPAAISCFFAERADTLLLAPPRVRRVAQAIRRLRQKFFRFPMLFCGLPASAGWNQLRFRHGTDVPAALQAIHRAQEELRRPARAWATVLMEFDDTQAADLHGLEDLGYARADSPPMYVLPAQGRTFEEYVAAMKSHYRRMIPRSERKFAKSGIRVAHLSGGDAFLNAFTDEVYDLYLQVVRRADIVMHVLPAAYFRALAQQFGEQFLATILYQNERPVGFAIGIIAHNSYYGQFIGLDYAGKEASDLYFNLFYENLRFAMQRRVEHVFMGSDSDRFKLRLGCRRSRRHVYIHLHGWPDRPFRRTKRLWLPPIEYVDHEMDVFLAPAASMPTSSAIVPSDGGGAIASPVSPKA from the coding sequence ATGCGATACGTCATCACCCCAGCACTGACCGGCGAGCTGCTGCACGACTGGCTGGTCGTCAGCGAACGATACGACGATCCGTACGTCGATCCGCGGATGATCGCGGCCGTGCAAGAGAGCATGGCGAATCAGGCCCGGTTCTCGAACGTGATCGTCTACGACGAAGACGATCATCCGGCGGCCATCTCCTGCTTCTTCGCCGAGCGCGCGGACACCCTCTTATTAGCGCCGCCGCGCGTGCGCCGCGTGGCCCAGGCCATACGTCGTCTGCGCCAGAAGTTCTTTCGCTTCCCGATGCTTTTTTGTGGCCTGCCCGCCTCGGCCGGTTGGAACCAATTGCGCTTTCGGCATGGTACGGACGTGCCCGCGGCATTGCAGGCGATTCATCGCGCTCAGGAAGAACTGCGTCGCCCGGCGCGCGCCTGGGCTACGGTTTTGATGGAATTCGACGACACCCAAGCAGCGGATTTACACGGCCTGGAAGATCTTGGTTACGCGCGGGCGGACAGCCCGCCCATGTATGTGCTGCCGGCGCAGGGGCGGACGTTCGAGGAATACGTGGCGGCGATGAAATCGCATTACCGGCGGATGATTCCCCGTTCCGAACGCAAGTTCGCGAAATCGGGGATTCGCGTTGCTCACCTGAGCGGAGGTGACGCATTTCTGAACGCGTTCACGGACGAAGTGTACGACTTGTATTTGCAGGTCGTTCGTCGCGCCGACATCGTCATGCACGTTTTGCCGGCCGCTTATTTTCGCGCACTCGCACAACAGTTTGGCGAACAGTTCCTTGCGACGATTCTCTATCAAAATGAGCGACCGGTGGGGTTCGCGATCGGTATCATCGCCCACAACTCGTACTATGGGCAGTTCATTGGGCTCGACTACGCCGGGAAAGAGGCGTCGGATCTGTATTTCAATTTGTTTTACGAGAATTTGCGTTTCGCCATGCAGCGGCGCGTGGAGCACGTCTTCATGGGGTCGGACTCCGATCGCTTCAAGCTGCGCCTTGGCTGTCGGCGCTCGCGCCGCCATGTCTACATCCACTTGCACGGCTGGCCCGATCGTCCGTTTCGCCGGACGAAGCGATTGTGGCTGCCACCGATCGAGTACGTGGACCACGAGATGGATGTCTTCCTCGCGCCCGCTGCGTCGATGCCGACTTCCTCAGCGATCGTGCCGTCCGATGGTGGCGGCGCAATTGCCTCGCCGGTGTCGCCCAAAGCTTAA
- a CDS encoding DUF1501 domain-containing protein, giving the protein MSTQGIRHESTCRGLAGSSINRRAFLHTTVAAGGAGVALPQLLAARASARQAGRPARDTAVIQIWLGGGPSQFETYDPKPDAPVEYRGSFGPIATRLSGVQICEVLPRHAQILDRVAILRSVYHNSGDHDAGMYFCVTGKATKFQPSTGSITARVRGANTPGLPAYVHLGFQPVTNLVFVPNFRSGYLGGGYDPFYLTDDPADRKFQVPNLQLADGMTIDRLGDRRSLLAHFDRLRRQSDRSGAMQALDQFDRAAYEMVTGAAAREAFDLSREDTATRERYGLHRWGQSCLLARRLVEAGVTFVTVNFDPHSFSYDQHVNIRKGMQSAGPRMDSAISSLVEDVYQRGLDRQVLVVVWGEFGRTPMVNASAGRDHWGQVMSVLVSGGGLRMGQVIGSSNDKGEVPKDRPITPYDVVATMYRHLGIDPATTFADLSGRPQALLNEGTVIEELV; this is encoded by the coding sequence ATGAGTACACAGGGCATTCGTCACGAATCGACCTGCCGCGGGCTGGCCGGTTCGTCGATCAATCGTCGCGCGTTTCTTCATACCACGGTCGCCGCGGGCGGGGCGGGCGTGGCACTGCCGCAATTGCTCGCCGCGCGCGCTTCGGCGCGCCAGGCCGGGCGACCGGCGCGCGACACGGCCGTGATCCAGATCTGGCTGGGCGGCGGACCGTCGCAGTTCGAAACCTACGACCCCAAGCCGGACGCCCCGGTTGAATATCGAGGTTCATTCGGTCCGATTGCGACGCGGCTCTCGGGCGTGCAGATTTGCGAAGTCTTGCCGCGTCACGCCCAAATCCTGGACCGCGTGGCGATCCTGCGCAGCGTCTATCACAACAGCGGCGATCACGACGCCGGCATGTACTTTTGCGTAACCGGCAAAGCAACCAAGTTTCAGCCGTCGACCGGGTCGATCACCGCACGTGTCCGCGGCGCGAACACCCCGGGCTTGCCGGCCTACGTCCACCTGGGCTTTCAGCCGGTGACGAACCTGGTGTTCGTGCCGAACTTTCGCTCGGGATATCTAGGCGGCGGGTACGATCCGTTTTACCTGACCGATGACCCGGCCGACCGCAAATTCCAGGTACCCAACTTGCAACTGGCCGATGGCATGACGATCGACCGGCTCGGCGATCGCCGTTCGCTGCTTGCGCATTTCGACCGGCTGCGCCGCCAAAGCGATCGATCGGGGGCCATGCAAGCGCTCGATCAATTCGACCGCGCGGCGTACGAAATGGTGACCGGGGCGGCAGCCCGCGAGGCGTTTGATTTGTCGCGCGAAGATACCGCGACGCGCGAGCGATACGGCCTGCACCGTTGGGGACAGAGTTGCTTGCTCGCCCGGCGACTGGTCGAGGCGGGCGTGACGTTCGTCACCGTGAACTTCGATCCCCATTCGTTCAGCTACGATCAGCACGTGAACATCCGGAAAGGAATGCAGAGCGCCGGGCCGCGCATGGATTCGGCCATCTCCTCGCTGGTCGAAGACGTGTACCAGCGCGGGCTCGATCGCCAGGTGCTCGTCGTCGTGTGGGGCGAGTTCGGCCGCACGCCGATGGTCAACGCTTCGGCCGGCCGCGATCACTGGGGACAAGTGATGAGCGTGCTCGTTTCCGGTGGTGGCTTGCGCATGGGGCAGGTCATCGGTTCGTCAAACGACAAGGGGGAAGTGCCGAAGGACCGCCCCATCACGCCGTACGACGTCGTGGCCACGATGTACCGGCATCTCGGCATCGACCCGGCGACGACGTTCGCCGATCTTTCCGGGCGGCCGCAGGCGCTGTTGAACGAAGGGACGGTGATCGAGGAGTTGGTGTAG
- a CDS encoding YdjY domain-containing protein: protein MQRGMLAITAVAAVVFLHAAPAAAQKKESTASASSAASNLDPQADRDDTKDPPGTRRLMPDGKVWLDLKNKRVIVVGEVCQREGQMEMFACLKGTKEHESIVAVPTKAHVVHAALIRLGAMPGAAAQFVPKYQPAHGPRVDVTVYWTDEQGKRRQANAQDWIRNVKTGRAMTDYWVFGGSGFWKDDTSGEEFYKAEDGDFICISNFNSAMLDLPVESSQSNEALLFEALTDAIPPLGTKVSVVLTPRLDEKAKSKPPAK, encoded by the coding sequence ATGCAGCGAGGAATGCTGGCGATTACTGCGGTGGCGGCGGTCGTTTTCTTGCACGCCGCGCCGGCCGCGGCGCAAAAAAAAGAGTCCACCGCGTCGGCGTCCAGCGCCGCGTCGAATCTTGACCCCCAGGCGGATCGTGACGACACCAAGGATCCGCCCGGCACCAGGCGGCTCATGCCCGACGGCAAGGTCTGGCTCGACCTGAAGAACAAGCGGGTGATCGTCGTGGGCGAGGTGTGTCAGCGCGAAGGGCAGATGGAGATGTTCGCGTGCCTCAAGGGAACGAAAGAGCACGAATCGATCGTGGCGGTGCCCACCAAGGCCCACGTCGTACACGCGGCGCTCATCAGGTTGGGTGCCATGCCGGGCGCCGCGGCGCAATTCGTGCCAAAGTACCAGCCGGCGCATGGGCCGCGCGTCGACGTGACGGTGTACTGGACCGACGAGCAAGGGAAGCGTCGCCAGGCCAACGCCCAGGACTGGATTCGCAACGTAAAAACCGGCCGCGCGATGACCGACTATTGGGTGTTCGGCGGCAGCGGCTTTTGGAAAGACGACACCAGCGGCGAAGAGTTCTACAAGGCCGAGGACGGCGACTTCATCTGCATCTCGAATTTCAATAGCGCCATGCTCGACCTGCCGGTCGAGAGCAGCCAGTCGAACGAAGCATTGCTGTTCGAGGCCCTGACCGATGCCATCCCGCCGCTGGGGACCAAGGTCTCGGTGGTGCTGACGCCGCGGTTGGACGAGAAAGCGAAGAGCAAGCCGCCCGCAAAGTGA
- a CDS encoding ferritin-like domain-containing protein, giving the protein MADDKSAAREKLIAALNEDLAREYQAIIAYVNYSQVLKGAEYMNIAGELEKHAGEELAHALKIANQIDYLGGAPTVTPKPVKTSEDAKAMLRFDLDNELQTIANYRQRIRQADALEEYALCETLRQILVEEQEHAVDLATALGIDVPEIPKL; this is encoded by the coding sequence ATGGCAGACGACAAATCGGCCGCTCGCGAAAAGCTCATTGCCGCGCTGAACGAAGATCTGGCGCGCGAGTACCAGGCGATCATCGCTTACGTGAACTACAGCCAGGTGCTGAAAGGGGCGGAGTACATGAACATCGCCGGCGAACTGGAAAAGCACGCCGGCGAGGAATTGGCCCACGCTCTGAAGATCGCTAATCAGATCGACTATCTGGGAGGCGCGCCGACCGTGACACCCAAGCCCGTGAAAACGTCGGAAGACGCCAAAGCGATGCTGCGATTCGACCTGGACAACGAATTGCAGACGATCGCCAACTACCGCCAGCGCATTCGCCAGGCGGACGCGCTGGAAGAATACGCGCTGTGCGAAACGCTGCGTCAGATCCTGGTCGAAGAGCAGGAGCATGCCGTCGACCTGGCCACGGCGCTAGGGATTGATGTGCCCGAGATTCCGAAGCTGTGA
- a CDS encoding DUF167 domain-containing protein produces the protein MIALKSHADGVVLPVRAQPGARRNCITGEHDGHLKVSVTAAPDKGKANQAIIDVLCEHLSLARSQVELLSGATSRIKQFLVRGVSIEELGRRLIQD, from the coding sequence ATGATCGCTCTGAAATCGCACGCCGATGGCGTCGTGTTGCCGGTGCGAGCCCAGCCCGGCGCCAGACGCAATTGCATCACCGGCGAACACGACGGCCATCTGAAGGTCAGCGTCACCGCCGCGCCGGACAAGGGCAAAGCCAACCAGGCGATCATCGACGTGCTCTGCGAGCATTTGTCGCTCGCCCGCAGCCAGGTGGAACTGCTCTCGGGAGCCACGTCGCGGATCAAACAGTTTCTGGTGCGCGGGGTGTCGATCGAGGAACTCGGGCGGCGGCTCATCCAGGATTAG
- a CDS encoding YggS family pyridoxal phosphate-dependent enzyme: MSDARRIADNLAHVRERIAAAAARAGRTAEGITLVAVTKYAEEASIETLIDAGCHDLGESRPQQLWQRAERFAHRGIRWHMIGHVQRNKVARTLPLVSLLHSCDSLRLAESIEHTAAEQKIECVPVLVEVNISADPAKHGFAAGEMAASLHRFGEFQRVQVRGLMAMAGRADDAVAARDDFRRLRQLRDDLRAAAPVNVSLDELSMGMSGDYEVAIEEGATIVRVGSALFE; this comes from the coding sequence ATGTCCGACGCTCGCCGCATTGCCGACAATCTGGCCCACGTCCGCGAGCGGATCGCGGCGGCCGCGGCGCGCGCTGGCCGAACGGCCGAAGGTATCACGCTCGTCGCGGTTACGAAATATGCCGAGGAAGCGTCGATCGAAACTCTCATCGATGCCGGCTGCCACGATTTGGGAGAGAGCCGGCCGCAGCAACTCTGGCAGCGAGCTGAACGATTCGCCCATCGCGGTATCCGCTGGCACATGATCGGCCATGTGCAGCGCAATAAGGTGGCGCGCACGTTGCCGCTCGTGTCACTCCTTCATTCCTGCGACAGCCTGCGGCTGGCCGAATCGATCGAGCACACGGCCGCCGAGCAAAAGATCGAATGCGTGCCGGTGCTGGTCGAAGTCAACATCTCGGCCGATCCGGCCAAGCACGGTTTCGCTGCCGGCGAAATGGCTGCCTCGCTCCACCGCTTCGGAGAATTCCAGCGCGTGCAAGTACGCGGACTGATGGCGATGGCCGGTCGCGCCGATGATGCCGTCGCCGCGCGAGATGATTTCCGCCGGCTGCGACAGCTCCGCGACGACTTGCGCGCGGCGGCGCCGGTCAACGTGTCGCTCGATGAACTATCGATGGGCATGAGCGGCGATTACGAAGTGGCGATCGAAGAGGGGGCCACGATCGTCCGCGTCGGCTCGGCGTTGTTTGAATGA